Sequence from the Maribellus comscasis genome:
AGTATTCCCTATTTTTTTTCCAATTACACAGCAAAAAACACATTAAATTGGCTCATTCTACTTATTGTTGTTTTTTTATTTCTGATTGTGATTGAGTTGTTTATATCGTACATTGAAAAATTAATGAATACCAAATTCACTGAACTTTCAAGCATTCATATCAATTTGACCATCTTTACTTTTATGCTTGTATTTTTTGGCATAAAACAAACCGCCATTTATAAGAAGCAAAAAATTAGTTTATCTGATTCTGTAAAAACAAAAAATACTCAGGCAGCATTAAACGAAAGACAGGAGAAAGATCTTAACAAGGAAATTATTCAGTATCTGAAAACTAAAAAACCATATACAAATCCCGATTACAGCCTGCAGATGATGGTTGAAGACCTTAATGTTCCCAGATATAAAATATCACACGTAATTAATGCCAGTCAAAAAAAGAATTTTTTTAAATTCATTAACGAATTCCGGGTGAAAGAAGTTAAAGAAAAACTTGCCGATCCTTTATATAAACATTATACTCTTCTCGGGATAGCTTTAGAATGCGGTTTTAACTCCAAAACTTCATTTAACCGGATTTTTAAGGAAGAAACGGGTGTTACACCTTCTCATTACAAGAAATCTCTTCAGCTATAACGGGACTATTCTCAAGGCCTGCGAATTGATCCAAAAGTACCAATCCGGGTGCCAACTTGTAAAATAAGGTTTCATCTTGTTTGTTGAAGCGCTTTTCAGAAAGAATTGCATTAATTTAATGTGTTCATAGGTTTAATTCATTAAGTGTAGTGAATTAA
This genomic interval carries:
- a CDS encoding helix-turn-helix domain-containing protein; the encoded protein is MVKTISLIGFIQAIFGILIFVSKRPKHLSFTIITFWLFIIAISLGTKLLPFDTVEYLKFGVFPILFSHGPLLYLYVNSLVNENFKLNWKHLLHTLPIFIIGIQRSLGNQVSMNSSPDLSENPNYIYNNIYYALLIISVVTYWILSIQLILKHRKSIPYFFSNYTAKNTLNWLILLIVVFLFLIVIELFISYIEKLMNTKFTELSSIHINLTIFTFMLVFFGIKQTAIYKKQKISLSDSVKTKNTQAALNERQEKDLNKEIIQYLKTKKPYTNPDYSLQMMVEDLNVPRYKISHVINASQKKNFFKFINEFRVKEVKEKLADPLYKHYTLLGIALECGFNSKTSFNRIFKEETGVTPSHYKKSLQL